Genomic DNA from Luteolibacter sp. Y139:
TTCGCGATGTTCTCCGCGAGGGTCTTGCCGGTCACGGTCATGCAGTCGCCGTGGAGCAGGCCGCCTTCCAGCAGGATGCGGAGCAGCGGCATGGTGCCGCCGATCTTCACCAGCGCGGCCATGGAATACTTGCCGGAGGGCTTCAGGTCGGCGAGCAGGGGCACGCGCTTGCCGATCTCGGTGAAGTCATCGATGCAAAGCGGCACTTCCGCGGCGTGGGCGGCGGCGAGCAGGTGCAGCACGGCATTGGTGGAGCCGCCGAGGGCGATCACGACGGTGATGGCGTTCTCGAAGGCTTTCCGGGTCATGATATCGCGCGGCTTGATGCCGAGCTTGATCATGTTCACCACCGCGGCACCGGCGTCGAAGCAGTCCTGCATCTTCTCGTCCGAGACGGCGGTCTGGGACGAGGAGTTCGGCAGGGAAAGGCCGAGCGCCTCGATGGCGGAGGCCATGGTGTTCGCGGTATACATGCCGCCGCAGGAGCCTTCACCGGGGATGGCGCAGGATTCCACGGTTTCGAGCTCCTCGTCCGAATATTCGCCCGAGGCGTGCTTGCCGACGGCTTCGAACACGGAAACGACGTCGAGCTCCTTCAGCTCGCCCTTGATGGTGGCGCAGCCGGGGAGAATGGTGCCGCCGTAGACGAAGACGGACGGGCGATTCATGCGGGCCATGGCGATCACGCAGGCGGGCATGTTCTTGTCGCAGCCGCCGATGGCGACGAAGCCGTCCATGCCTTCGCAGCCGACGACGGTCTCGATCGAGTCGGCGATGACCTCACGGGAGACGAGGGAGTATTTCATCCCTTCGGTGCCCATCGAGATGCCGTCCGAGATGGTGATGGTATTGAAAATGACGGCCTTGCCGCCCGCGGCGTCGGTGCCCTTCGCGGACTCCCTGGCGAGGCGGTCGATGTGAATGTTGCACGGGGTGACCTGCGACCAAGTGGAGGCGATGCCGATTTGCACTTTGGCGAAATCTTCCTTCTTGAAGCCGACCGCGTAGAGCATCGCGCGGGAAGGCGCGCGGTCTGGGCCGTCCAGCATGGGCGAGGAGTAAGGTCGGGTCTGATCGGACATGGGAGAGGGACGCTAGGGGGAGAGTCCGAGGGAGCCAAGAGCGGAATCGATTCCTCGGCTAGGAATGGCGGGCTCTGATTTTGAGGCCGGTTGGTGGGCGATGAGAGATTCAACCACGGATTACGAGGATGGCATGGATGGAAGAGATTGGGACCGGGATGGGATAAATTTGGATGTGATCCAGGACTCCCGTAATTCCGCCATATAGGCATACGGGAATAGTGAAATGCCTGCCGGGTGTTGCAGGGGGATGCGCTGCCGATTCCGCCGAAAATGAGGCGGTAAATGAGGGCGTGGGCGAGAGGCTCGTGTAAATTCCGCACGTAATCTCCGGAAGCGTTTGAAATGGCACCATTCACGAAGTTGCGGAGCTGTAGGGCTTTTCCTGACAAGGGTTTAGTCCGTTCGCGATTTCGCTTAAAATTTTCGTGGGAAGTCAGAAAAATCTCTTGCCGTGCCCGCAATTAGTATCGTTTGTAAATACCGCGTTAATTGCAGGTTGCTGCCCTTGCCGAGACACTCTCCTCACGAAAATCGCCGGTTCCTTTGAACCCAGGGAAACACCGGCACAAACCCAAGAGATTCCGTAGGGAGAGGGTCCGGCAAGGGCGAGCAGTCGCTCCTCCCCGTTTGCCTGCGACACTGCGCTTTACCCCTCCCAGGGCTTTGATTTTCCAGGTAGTCCGGCGTGGTGACGCGAAAGTGCCCCACCTGCTCTTGCCAGCCTGTCCGGGCAGGCCTATGGGGCTCCCGACATGGCCACTTACCGCGTGCTCGTTTCGGATCCGATTTCGGAGAAAGGTGTCGAGGCTCTCGCTGCCGCTCCGGGAATCTCCGTGGATGTAAATACCGGTCTCAAACCGGAAGAACTGCTGAAGATCATCGGCGACTACCACGGCCTCGTCGTCCGATCCGAAACCAAGGTCACCCCTGAGGTGCTCGCCGCTGCCAAGAATCTCAAGGCGATCGGCCGCGCCGGCGTCGGAGTGGACAACATCGACCGCAAGGCTGCCACCGATCACGGCGTGATCGTGATGAACACGCCGACCGGGAATACGATTTCCACCGCCGAGCACGCGTTCACGCTGATGCTGAGCGCGGCCCGCAATATCGGCCCGGCGCACTCCGCGGTGCTGAAGGGTGATTTCAAGGCGGCCCGCAAGGCCTACCAAGGCATCGAGCTCAATACCAAGCGCCTCGCCGTCCTCGGTATGGGCCGGATCGGCACCGAGTTCGCCAAGCGTGCGCAGGCCTTCAACATGACGGTGGTCGCTTATGACCCCTTCCTGACCCAAGCCCGCGCCGATGAGCTGAAGGTGGAGCTGGCGAAGACCCCGGACGAAGCCCTGAAGGGTGCCGACGTGGTGACGCTGCACGTGCCGCTGACCCCGGAAACCAACCGCCTGATCAATGCCGACCGCCTTGCCCTGATGAACAAGGGCGCGCTGGTCATCAACTGCGCCCGTGGCGGCCTGGTGGATGAAGTCGCGCTGAAGGAGGCGATCGAATCCGGACACATCGCCGGGGCTGGTCTGGACGTCTTCGAAGTGGAGCCACCGCCGAATGACCACCCGCTTTTCACGCTGAACAAGCACGTG
This window encodes:
- the serA gene encoding phosphoglycerate dehydrogenase; this encodes MATYRVLVSDPISEKGVEALAAAPGISVDVNTGLKPEELLKIIGDYHGLVVRSETKVTPEVLAAAKNLKAIGRAGVGVDNIDRKAATDHGVIVMNTPTGNTISTAEHAFTLMLSAARNIGPAHSAVLKGDFKAARKAYQGIELNTKRLAVLGMGRIGTEFAKRAQAFNMTVVAYDPFLTQARADELKVELAKTPDEALKGADVVTLHVPLTPETNRLINADRLALMNKGALVINCARGGLVDEVALKEAIESGHIAGAGLDVFEVEPPPNDHPLFTLNKHVVYTPHLGASTNEAQENVGIQVAEQLRDFFVTGEIKNAINMPSLDAATRAAVGPYLDLAAALGKLLAKLGPENPDALRVSYHGPLATKDTGLVSRTALMALLEASRPDGQVNIVNAPAIATQLGLDVTESTINAKTEFNELVVVELKKGDVRYRVAGTLIGQSPRIVEIDKLYVDCNIAGRFLFVENDDRPGIVGVIGTALGNAGVNIANMGLARTSDRTRALTVIEVDSEPPASLLDLLKSTPGIVKVITLEL
- the ilvD gene encoding dihydroxy-acid dehydratase; the protein is MSDQTRPYSSPMLDGPDRAPSRAMLYAVGFKKEDFAKVQIGIASTWSQVTPCNIHIDRLARESAKGTDAAGGKAVIFNTITISDGISMGTEGMKYSLVSREVIADSIETVVGCEGMDGFVAIGGCDKNMPACVIAMARMNRPSVFVYGGTILPGCATIKGELKELDVVSVFEAVGKHASGEYSDEELETVESCAIPGEGSCGGMYTANTMASAIEALGLSLPNSSSQTAVSDEKMQDCFDAGAAVVNMIKLGIKPRDIMTRKAFENAITVVIALGGSTNAVLHLLAAAHAAEVPLCIDDFTEIGKRVPLLADLKPSGKYSMAALVKIGGTMPLLRILLEGGLLHGDCMTVTGKTLAENIANSKLYYPEGQEIVRPVSNPIKKDSHLRILYGNLAPGGAVAKITGKEGELFTGRARVFDSEDEGMKAILGGEIVEGDVIVIRREGPKGGPGMREMLGPTAAIMGRGLGKKVAFITDGRFSGGSHGFVVGHVTPEAHEGGPIGLLVDGDIITIDAVNNTLSVDLDEATLKARRDAWTQPAPRYTRGVLAKYAKLTTSASEGAVTDKYL